TGGGCGCGAGGTTCTCTCGGATTCGGAACTGAGGGAGGGCTAGCGCTTAAAATCTAAATTAGTAACTTCTCATAGTTGCTTAATGGACGCTTGGATAGTAACCTTAACAGGTGACTAAACAATCAAATGACTCTGAGGATCCTAAGGAGGTTCGTAAAAGACTGGAAGAGGTTATTAAGGAATCACTGGGAGCGACGGGTTTTACCATTCCAATTAAGTCTGCAAAATTCACATCGAGTCATGAAGAAGACTCTAGTGCACTTCAAGGTCAAAAAGAGTCTTTTGATTTTCACTTTGATTACAAACCGCGCGACGTAAAAAAGTACCTAGATCGTTTTGTTATTGGTCAACAACAGGCAAAACGAGTTTTATCCATAGCCATTTGTGATCATTATAACTATGTTGCCACATTACAGCAAGGCGGAGGCATCAAACACTACCTCAAGCAAAATATTCTGATTCTCGGACCTACTGGTGTAGGAAAGACCTATCTCATCCGCTGTCTTGCTGATCTTATTGGGGTGCCATTTGTGAAAGCTGATGCCACAAAATTTAGTGAAACTGGTTATGTTGGGCAAGATGTTGATGATCTCGTTAGACAACTGGTGCAGCAGGCTGATGGCAATGTTGCTAAAGCAGAATGCGGCATTATCTATTTAGACGAAGTTGATAAACTGGCTTCGGTAGGAAGTTTTTCCGGACGAGACGTTAGTGGTCGTGGCGTACAAACAAATCTCCTGAAACTAATGGAAGAAACTGAGGTCCCCCTGCGAGCAGCTAACGATATGCAAGGCCAAATGGAAGCAGCATTCGAAGCTATGCAAGGCAAAAAGTCGAAAACCAAAACGATCAACACTCGAAGCATCCTTTTTATCGCCAGCGGCTCCTTCCCCAAATTACGTGAGATCATTGAACGCAGAGTGAGAGCCGGCGCTATGGGATTCCAGCCCGGTGGCACCATCGAGCGGGAAAATGGCGACGATTTTGATCAACTCACCACCAAGGATCTCATTGAATATGGCTTCGAAGCCGAATTTGCTGGCAGATTACCTGTTCGAGTAGCCTGTCTTCCTTTGAAAGCAGCCGATTTAGAGTCCATCTTAGAGCAATCAGAAGGATCTATCTTGACCCAATATAAATCGGCTTTTGATGCTTATAATATAAAACTCAGTTTCACTCAAGATGCTATCAAGCATGTAGCACTGAAAGCTTCAGAAGAAGAAACAGGGGCTAGAGCATTACTATCTGTTCTGGAAAAACTACTACGTGGCTTAAAGTATGAGCTACCTTCAACCCGATTATCTGAAGTCAAAATAGACAAAAGGTTTATTGAAGATCCAAACGAAATACTTGAAGAGTTATTGCGAAAGGCCCGTTTAATCGAAGGAGAGCAATATGAATCACTGCTCGAAGAGTTCTCTAAGCAGTTCCAAAAAAAGTATCAGCTTCAGCTTAAATTTACCTCAGAAGCTGCCCATGAATTAGTCAAAGAGGCTCATTCCAGCACTGAACGAACCTTTCTGGAGTTTTGCGAAGACAAGTTCAAAGACTTCCCCTATGGCTTGAAGCTCATTGCCAGGCATCGGGGAACAAATCAGTTTCTCATAGACCTTGAAGCTGCTCGTAATCCTGATAAGACACTCAGCGCTTGGGTAGTCGAATCTTACAAAGAAAGCGAAGCCAAAGAGGAAAAGGGAACTCCCTAAAACCTCTCGCTTGCTTTTTTATTTTTATTGAGAAAGTGGAATAAGAGCGGATAGACAAGTGTCCTCATACTTTGACCCGGGATACATCTTCCATAATAAAAATGAGATTCGATCTCCAGCTTTAAAAATTCTATTAGCAAAAGCATCAACATCTCTCAGTGAAAAGAGCTGTGGGTTCATGATGTCTTGAAGCTCTACCGTAAAAATATGTTCTCCGTTATAAAAGCAGGCAATCTGTTTCACCCTTGCATTTTTCTCCCATGTCTCAGGATTCCTAGCCAAGCCATTGATCACCAAGAACTCTCCATCAAATTTTTTGCTCTCATTGTCCGTAGTAGGCTCCTTTATTTTATATAGAATCTCCTCTCCTTTGCCTAATCCACTAACACCCTCTACCCATGCTGTGCTAGATAATGAGTCCACCAAGTTCGATACTTCGTAGCTAATTTCCCCAATAGGAGGGAGATGAGAGGATGCAGAAATTTCAAACAGACTAGAACATTCCATTTGATACTTTGCCAACCAGTCTATTAAGGCTATTCGATCTTCACTGGCACGAATAAGTGGAACGTTTTCTGCGTAGCTAACACTTAGCGAATTAACTAGTAATACAATAAATTTCAGAGCTAAAAATCTCATCGTTTATCTATGACGTCATCCTCAATTAATACGCTTGAGTCTATGCAGAGCAGACAAGTCCGCCTCCATATATAAAAATTTATCAATGCTCCTCATCTTAAGATAATCATTTCACAAATACCATATGCTATGCATAGTTACTTATTCTTGTTACGTTACTCATATACTAGAAAGAGTTTTTTAAACATAAAACTTATTTTAAGCTTTCGTTATGCTTATGATAAGTGATATAAAACATAATTGTTATGGCATACACGGCTTTAGATGTATTGCAGTCCATCGGGCAGTCACGTTCTACCTGCAATCTGGTAGTCGCCAGCAAAAATCATCGCATAGAAATTTGGATAATAGAAGGAATAGTATGCCGTTTAGACGGGTGTTCTGAGGAGGATTTAGCTTATTTCGTAGTCAGGCAGAATCCTTTTATATTTCTTAAGCCTATTAGTTCTGAACCTGAAAAAACCATGAATCTACCTCTAGAGACTCTGGTCATGGACATTGCTTACAGACATGATGACACCGCATTGCATAAATGCTCTCAGATAAAAGAAGTGATCCCCGAGAAGGCTGAGAAATTAGACTTATTCTTATCTGCAGTTGACAACACCATTAGCGTTAGTATGAACGAATATGTCCCTTCCAAAAAGATTGGCTTTAAAACCACCTCCTGTCTCAAAAATCACCACCCCGAAAAGCCACTACCCCTTATCTTCCATAATAATAAAAAAACCAGCATCCTTATTGGTAGAAGTAAGAAGTGCGATATTTTCTGTAGTCACCCCCTTATATCCAGAATTCACTGCTACATCACGTACAGTCATAAAGAAAAATCTTTCTTCGTCCAAGACCTTGATTCCAGCAATGGAACTTACTTAAACGACAAGAAACTCTTAAGCTCTAGCAGCTCTGCAAAGCAGAATGATACAGTACGAGTTGGTAATTGCAGCTTCACCCTCCAACTACAGAACGGGCTGAATGGTAACGGTAAGTCGAAAGACAAAACCATAAAGGGATCCAAAAGAGCTCTCAATCACTTGGATGAAAAAAAACCTGCGGACCCTTCAGGCACGCAGGTCAACCTAGTTCAAGCCGGCTAAAGTAGAAGAGAATCAAAGATCTGCGCAAGATCTTGTCCACAAGAAATAGAGCGCTTTTCAGGAGTATCGCATTGGGATACTTCTTCATCGACCCTCTTTTCCTTGTGGCTCAAATCTTCACCCATCTCCCTTGACCTTCCACTCCATCATCCGGGTTTAAATCAATAACGATAAGAACTCTGTTACTATTCGGATATTGAAACCGGGCTTTCTTGACTCTCGGTTTCATTGGGCATTGAAGTCTTAGCCACCGAATTCACATTGTACATGGAGCTCTCCCTGACCATCAACCCCGGAACCATCATTTTGTATTCCATCTTTTTCTCACTGCCATCACCCACTGCTTGAATCATTTCCAACAGTATACGGGCTGCTTCTCCAGCTGCTTCAAATATTGGCAATTTAATGGTTGTTAGTGCTGGCATAAAAAACGAGCTGTAATAATCACCAAAGCTTACCACAGAGACATCTTCAGGTATCTTCTTATTAGCATTGACTAAAGCTTCATAAACGCCACGCGCTACATGTTCATCATAAGAGATGATGGATGTAAAGTGATGACCTTCCTTGATGTGATTAGCCATAACATCCCGCACACGAGCTATGATAGACTCAGATGACTTCCTTTCCTCGGGGAATGAAAACTGACACATACTCGCATCTAAACCCATCTCTCCTGTCAAACGGATAAAAGCCTCTGCTCGACGATTTGAGGCTAACCGGCCCCAGTTTTCAGGACCTACCCACAATATATTTTTATGTCCCAAACCGTTGAGATGCTCTAAAGCCATCCTCACGCCTTCAGATTCATCAATAGATACATTGGAGAGCTGGCTTATACCAGGACGGTTAAATATCACGAGCGGCCCTTCAAATTGATGCAAGATTTCTAGATCTTCGACCTTCGGAATTACAGGGACTACAAGCCCGTCAATTCTTCGCTCCCTATAGAAGCGAATTCCCGACTCCAATACTTGCTCCGCGCTCTCTCCTCGCACCATAAGTGTTTCATAGCCGCTTGCCCGCGCTGTTGCATCAATGCCACTTATTAGTGTGCTCCATGACGGATCTAAAACGACTCCTTGAGTCTCATCCATATGGACCAATATTCCCAAGACCTTCGACTTCCCAGCCCTTAAGGATCCTGCTCGATGATTTCGATAATAGTTTAAGCGCTTTGCAGCCTCCTGCACCTCCTGGATACATTTGTTGCTAAAGCGGTTCGCTTTATGTGGTGAGTTTAAGATAATGCTTGCTGCTGCTATACTCACTCCTACTTCTGATGCTACGTCTTTTAGGCTTGCCATGGTTATATCCTCCCAAATTTGTTACTTATATGTTCATTTAATACTTGTAAATCAAGTTGAGCGATTAATTATCATTATTTTCTTAAAATGTGAAGCAAATCTTTTCAAATTTACTAAAAAATATTTTTTGAACTTTTAAATTCTTAATTGAATACCCGATCTCCACAAATAATAAATTTTCTTAAACTGCTTGTTTTGAAGGACTTACACAATGCTAAAGTTTTTGCCTGAGCTCGTCAACTACCTAGTTAATATTAACTCTCTAAAATAAAAAAATGAGGCATCAAAGCCAAGTCATGACATCAAACGCCTCATTTCTATGCAATTTTTCAGCTTAAAAGTTTCCGGTTCTATTAATAAATCCACTCCTTTGAAATGCTTTTCCTTAGGCTTAAAATAGAACAACTGAGCACTAGACCTAAGGCATTTTGAAGGCTTGATACCTGTTGCAAAGAGCATCCCATCAACCAACTTAGTCGCCAAGTTTCCAAGCAATAGCGGGAACTCCTGATGAGCTCTCGCTTCAAATAAAAAGGCACGAAGGCCCTCAACTGTTCTGAGTGCCGTTACCACAAGCAACCTAAACCAGCTCTCCTATCATGATGCATAAACACATTT
This portion of the Verrucomicrobiota bacterium genome encodes:
- a CDS encoding FHA domain-containing protein, with the protein product MAYTALDVLQSIGQSRSTCNLVVASKNHRIEIWIIEGIVCRLDGCSEEDLAYFVVRQNPFIFLKPISSEPEKTMNLPLETLVMDIAYRHDDTALHKCSQIKEVIPEKAEKLDLFLSAVDNTISVSMNEYVPSKKIGFKTTSCLKNHHPEKPLPLIFHNNKKTSILIGRSKKCDIFCSHPLISRIHCYITYSHKEKSFFVQDLDSSNGTYLNDKKLLSSSSSAKQNDTVRVGNCSFTLQLQNGLNGNGKSKDKTIKGSKRALNHLDEKKPADPSGTQVNLVQAG
- a CDS encoding AAA family ATPase; translated protein: MTKQSNDSEDPKEVRKRLEEVIKESLGATGFTIPIKSAKFTSSHEEDSSALQGQKESFDFHFDYKPRDVKKYLDRFVIGQQQAKRVLSIAICDHYNYVATLQQGGGIKHYLKQNILILGPTGVGKTYLIRCLADLIGVPFVKADATKFSETGYVGQDVDDLVRQLVQQADGNVAKAECGIIYLDEVDKLASVGSFSGRDVSGRGVQTNLLKLMEETEVPLRAANDMQGQMEAAFEAMQGKKSKTKTINTRSILFIASGSFPKLREIIERRVRAGAMGFQPGGTIERENGDDFDQLTTKDLIEYGFEAEFAGRLPVRVACLPLKAADLESILEQSEGSILTQYKSAFDAYNIKLSFTQDAIKHVALKASEEETGARALLSVLEKLLRGLKYELPSTRLSEVKIDKRFIEDPNEILEELLRKARLIEGEQYESLLEEFSKQFQKKYQLQLKFTSEAAHELVKEAHSSTERTFLEFCEDKFKDFPYGLKLIARHRGTNQFLIDLEAARNPDKTLSAWVVESYKESEAKEEKGTP
- a CDS encoding LacI family DNA-binding transcriptional regulator; protein product: MASLKDVASEVGVSIAAASIILNSPHKANRFSNKCIQEVQEAAKRLNYYRNHRAGSLRAGKSKVLGILVHMDETQGVVLDPSWSTLISGIDATARASGYETLMVRGESAEQVLESGIRFYRERRIDGLVVPVIPKVEDLEILHQFEGPLVIFNRPGISQLSNVSIDESEGVRMALEHLNGLGHKNILWVGPENWGRLASNRRAEAFIRLTGEMGLDASMCQFSFPEERKSSESIIARVRDVMANHIKEGHHFTSIISYDEHVARGVYEALVNANKKIPEDVSVVSFGDYYSSFFMPALTTIKLPIFEAAGEAARILLEMIQAVGDGSEKKMEYKMMVPGLMVRESSMYNVNSVAKTSMPNETESQESPVSISE